Proteins encoded together in one Deltaproteobacteria bacterium window:
- a CDS encoding tetratricopeptide repeat protein, which translates to MSVADKMIKEYKAQLENDPKNSTLHYNLGVAYIGKRDLDSAESSLIQAIRLNPELSEAYVQLGGIAMHRGDLDACMSFNQQAAKIRPRFAVPHGNIGFIHLQRKEIDKAIGSLRRALSFDPQFIQARTSLAGAYLLQGDHTSCIQECERVVDQEPTFGPAWNNLGIAYLEMNDMKKAIEYFDKAVETGYEVEERFLEEIAPYR; encoded by the coding sequence ATGAGTGTTGCCGACAAGATGATCAAGGAATACAAGGCGCAGCTGGAGAATGATCCCAAAAATTCGACTCTGCACTACAACCTCGGCGTGGCCTATATCGGCAAGCGGGATTTGGACTCGGCTGAGTCTTCGCTGATCCAGGCCATCCGGCTCAACCCTGAACTGTCCGAGGCCTATGTCCAGCTTGGCGGTATAGCTATGCATCGGGGGGATCTGGATGCCTGTATGAGTTTCAACCAGCAGGCGGCCAAAATTCGTCCTCGCTTTGCGGTTCCGCACGGAAACATCGGATTCATTCATCTTCAGCGCAAGGAGATTGACAAGGCCATCGGATCACTGCGCCGGGCCCTGTCTTTCGATCCGCAGTTCATTCAGGCTCGGACCAGTCTCGCAGGGGCATATCTCCTTCAGGGCGATCATACGTCGTGCATCCAGGAATGCGAGCGGGTCGTGGACCAGGAGCCCACATTCGGTCCGGCTTGGAACAACCTCGGCATCGCCTATCTTGAGATGAACGACATGAAGAAGGCCATCGAATATTTCGACAAGGCCGTGGAAACTGGCTACGAGGTCGAAGAGCGTTTTCTCGAGGAGATCGCTCCGTATCGCTAG
- the dsrA gene encoding dissimilatory-type sulfite reductase subunit alpha, giving the protein MAKHQTPLLDQLQSGPWPSFVTDIKEEAERRHKNEKNVEFQIPVDVCDDLLGVLELSYEQGRTHWKHGGIVGVFGYGGGVIGRYCDQPTMFPGVAHFHTMRVNQPAGKYYSSEFLRQLCDLWEFRGSGLTNMHGATGDIVFLGTTTPQLEEIFFELTHTLNQDLGGSGSNLRTPATCLGESRCEWACYDTQELCYTMTQEYQDELHRPAFPYKFKFKFDGCPNCCVASIARSDMAFVGTWRDQIRIDQEAVAAYIGGEIAPNGGAHAGRDWGPFDIQKEVIDLCPTECMWIEDGKLKINDRECTRCMHCLNVMPRALRIGNDRGLSILVGAKAPILDGAQMGSLLVPFIKVEEPYDEIKEIIEGIWDWWMEEGKNRERLGELIKRQGFQRLLESVNMKAIPQHVQEPRHNPYIFWKEEDVPGGWKRDINEFRKHHLR; this is encoded by the coding sequence ATGGCTAAACATCAAACCCCTCTTTTGGACCAGCTGCAGAGCGGTCCATGGCCGAGCTTTGTCACGGACATCAAGGAAGAGGCCGAGCGTCGTCACAAAAACGAAAAGAACGTCGAGTTTCAGATTCCCGTCGACGTCTGTGACGATTTGCTGGGCGTTCTGGAACTGTCCTACGAACAGGGCCGGACTCACTGGAAGCACGGCGGCATCGTCGGCGTTTTTGGCTACGGCGGCGGCGTCATCGGCCGGTACTGCGACCAGCCCACAATGTTTCCGGGCGTGGCCCACTTCCACACCATGCGGGTCAACCAGCCAGCCGGCAAATACTACAGCAGTGAGTTTCTCCGTCAGCTGTGCGACCTTTGGGAGTTCCGCGGGTCAGGTCTGACCAACATGCACGGCGCCACCGGGGACATCGTCTTCCTGGGCACCACCACCCCCCAGTTGGAAGAGATTTTCTTCGAACTGACCCACACCCTGAATCAAGACCTTGGCGGTTCAGGTTCCAACCTGCGCACCCCGGCCACCTGTCTGGGCGAGTCCCGTTGTGAGTGGGCCTGCTACGACACCCAAGAGCTCTGCTACACCATGACCCAGGAATACCAGGACGAACTCCACCGTCCTGCCTTCCCCTACAAGTTCAAGTTCAAGTTCGACGGCTGTCCCAACTGCTGTGTGGCATCCATCGCCCGTTCGGACATGGCCTTTGTCGGCACATGGCGTGACCAGATTCGCATCGATCAGGAAGCCGTGGCCGCCTACATCGGCGGTGAGATCGCCCCCAACGGCGGCGCCCATGCCGGCCGTGACTGGGGTCCGTTCGATATTCAGAAGGAAGTCATCGATCTCTGTCCCACCGAGTGCATGTGGATCGAAGACGGCAAGCTGAAAATCAACGACCGTGAGTGCACCCGCTGCATGCATTGTCTGAACGTCATGCCCAGGGCCCTGCGGATCGGCAACGACCGCGGCCTGTCCATCCTGGTCGGTGCCAAGGCCCCGATCCTGGACGGCGCCCAGATGGGTTCCTTGCTGGTACCCTTCATCAAGGTCGAGGAGCCCTACGACGAGATCAAGGAGATCATTGAGGGCATCTGGGACTGGTGGATGGAAGAGGGGAAGAACCGCGAGCGTCTGGGCGAACTGATCAAGCGTCAGGGCTTCCAGAGGCTCCTCGAGTCCGTGAACATGAAGGCAATTCCGCAGCACGTTCAGGAGCCCAGGCACAACCCGTACATCTTCTGGAAGGAAGAAGACGTGCCCGGCGGTTGGAAGCGTGACATCAACGAGTTCCGGAAACACCATCTGAGATAA